A window of Streptomyces puniciscabiei genomic DNA:
ATGACCGGGGGCCTGCGGGCCCGCCGCCGGTACCCCTGAGCCGGCCGTGCACGAGCTGTCCATCGCGACCGCGATCGTGGAGCAGGCCGGCGAGCTCGCCCGGGCGGACGGCGCGCACGCCGTCTCGGCGGTGACCGTCCGCGTGGGCGAGCTGGCGGGCGTCGTGCCCGACGCACTGCACTTCGCCTTCGAGGTGGCCCGGGAGGGTACGGCGCTGGCCGCGGCCGAGCTGGTCGTCGAGCAGGTAACGGCGCACGCCTACTGTGCGCCGTGTGCCGAGGAGTTCGCGGTGGGCATGCCGCCGTTCTTCTGGTGCCCGCGGTGCGACCGGCCCTCGCGGGAGCTGCGCAGCGGGCGGGAACTGGAGATCACCCAGGTCGAGGCGGTCCCGGCCCCGCGCTGACGGCGGGGCCGGGCCGGGGTCCGCTCAGCAGATGCGGGGCAGCTGCTCCCCCAGCGGCAGGTCCACCACCCGGGTGCCGCCCAGACCGGTGGCGACGACCACCATGCCCGGGTGCTCCGTCACGCACTCGCCGATCAGAGCCGCTCCGGTGCCCTGCGGGTGTGCCCGCATCGCCGCCAGGACGGCCTCGGCGTGGTCCGGGGGCACGAAGGCGACCAGCCGGCCCTCGTTGGCGACGTACAGCGGGTCCAGGCCGAGGAACCCGCAGGCGTTCACGACCTCGTCCGGGACCGGGATGGCCCGCTCCCGCAGCCGCACTCCGGTGCCGGAGGCGCGGGCGATCTCGTTCAGGGACGCGCCGAGGCCGCCCCGGGTCGGGTCGCGCAGGACGTGGATGTCCCGCGTGACCGCCAGCATGGCCGCGACGAGGTCCGCCAGGGGCGCGGTGTCGGAGGCGATCTCCACACCGAACTCCAGGCCCTCGCGGACGCTCATGATGGCGACGCCGTGCAGCCCGATGGGGCCGCTGACGAGGACGGCGTCACCCGGCCGGGCGCGCTGGGGGCGGATGTCGACGCCGTCGGGGACGAGGCCGACGCCGGCGGTGGTGACGTAGACGCCGTCGCCGTGCCCCGACTCGACCACCTTCGTGTCGCCGGTGGCGACGGTGACGCCCGCGGCCTCGGCCGCCGTTCCGATGGCCTGCGCGACCCGGCTGACGACGTCCAGTGCCACGCCCTCCTCCAGCACGAAGGCGGTGGACAGGTAGGCGGGCCGGGCGCCGCTCATCGCCAGGTCGTTCACCGTGCCGTTGACGGCGAGGTCGCCGAGGCTGCCGCCGGGGAAGAACAGCGGCCGTACGACATAGGAGTCGGTGGAGAAGGCCAGCCGGGCGCCGCCCAGGTCGAGGACGGCCGAGTCGGTGAGGGCGGCCAGGGTGGGGTTGCCGTAGGCGGGGGCGAAGACCTGCTCGATCAGCTCGGCGGACAGGGCGCCGCCTCCGCCGTGGCCCATGACGACGACCGGCTGGTCGCGCAGGGGTGCGGGGCAGGTCCAGTTCGCGGGGTCGACCGCCGCTTCGGTGATCAGGTCAGCCAACGGGGTTCATCTCCGGGGTGTTCATCCGGCGGTACAGGTAGTAGGCCGCGCAGGCGCCCTCGTTGGAGACCATGGTGGCGCCGAGCGGGGTGCGGGGGGTGCAGGCCGTGCCGAAGGCCTCGCACTCGGTCGGCTTGATCAGCCCCTGCAGCACCTCCCCGGCGCGGCACACGGCGGGCTCCTCGGTGCGGATGCCGGTGACGTCGAAGCGGTGTTCGGCGTCGAAGGCACGGTAGGCGTCGGACAGCCGCCAGCCGCTGGCGGGGATGCGTCCGATGCCGCGCCAGTTGCGGTCGGTGACCTCGAAGACCTCCTCCAGCATGCGCAGGGCGGCCGGGTTGCCCTGCTCGCGCACGGCGCGCCGGTAGGCGTTCTCCACCCGGTGCTCGCCGCGCTCCAGCTGGTGGACGGCGCGGCGGATGCCCTCGAGGATGTCCAGCGGCTCGAAGCCGGTCACGACGATCGGCACCCGGTGCCGGCCGGCCAGTTCGGGGTACTCGGCGGTGCCCATGACGCTGCACACGTGTCCGGCGGCGAGGAACCCCTGCACCCGGCATTCCGGTGCCGTCATGATGGCCTCGATCGCGGGTGGCACCCGGACGTGGGAGACCAGCAGGCTGAAGTTGGCGATGCCCAGGCGGCGGGCCTGGTGGACGGCCATGGCGTTGGCCGGGGCGGTCGTCTCGAAGCCGATGGCGAAGAACACGACCTGGCGGTCGGGGTTCCTGCGGGCGAGGTCGAGGGCGTCCAGCGGTGAGTACACCACGCGTACGTCGCCTCCCTCGCCCTTGACCCGGAACAGGTCGCGGTCGGTGCCGGGCACGCGCAGCATGTCGCCGAAGGAACAGAAGATCACCTCGGGCCGGGCGGCGATCTCCAGCGCCTTGTCGATGACGTCGAGCGGTGTGACGCACACCGGGCAGCCCGGGCCGTGGATCAACTCGACTTCCTCCGGGAGGAGTTGGTCGATGCCGTGGCGGATGATGGAGTGGGTCTGACCGCCGCAGACCTCCATCAGCGCCCACGGCCGGGTGACCGTGGCGCGGATCTCGTCCAGCAGCCGGCCCGCCAGCTCCGGGTCGTTGAACTCGTCGATGTACTTCACCGGGCCTCACTCCCGTTCTCCTGCCGCGCCGCCTGCTCCCAGGCGTCCCCGAACTCCTCCTCGAGCAGCCCCAGTTGCTCGAACAGCTCCAGGGACGCCCGGGCCGACTCCTCGTCCAGGCGCTGCAGGGCGAAGCCGACGTGGACGATGACGTACTCCCCCACCCGGACGTCGGGCACGTACTCCAGGCACGCCTGTTTGCGCACTCCGCCGAAGTCGATCAGCCCGGTCAGGGGGTCGGCGCTCCGGTCGATGGACACGACCTTTCCGGGCACTGCCAGACACATGGGTCACTCCGTCCCGTGGTGGGTTGCTGTCCCGTGGTGGGTTGCTGTTCCCGCGACCATGAGCTGACCCAGCGCCAGCCCTCCGTCGTTCGGGGGTACTTCGCCGTGCCGGAGCACCGTGAAGCCGTCCCCGGCCAGCAGCGTGGTGCACTCCTCCTCCAGCAGGCCGTTGGCGAAGACGCCTCCGGTGAGGGCGACCGTGGCCACACCGGAGGCGGCGCGGGCGCGGTGGCAGATGCCGGCGACGGCCCGTGCGACACCCCGGTGGAAGCGGGCCGCGAGGACCGGGGCGGGGGTGCCGCCCAGCCGGTCCGCGAGCAGGGCCCCGAGCATGGGCGCGGGGTCGCAGGCGAGGACACCCGCACCGGTGACGCCGAAGGGGTACGCCGTCGTGTCCGCGTCCCTGGCCTCCAGCGCGGCCGCCTCCAGCTCCATCGCGGCCTGCGCCTCGTATCCCGCCCGGTGGCACACCCCCACCAGGGACGACACCGCGTCGAAGAGCCGCCCCATGCTGGACGTCGGCACGCAGGCCACCTGACGGTCCAACT
This region includes:
- a CDS encoding HypC/HybG/HupF family hydrogenase formation chaperone is translated as MCLAVPGKVVSIDRSADPLTGLIDFGGVRKQACLEYVPDVRVGEYVIVHVGFALQRLDEESARASLELFEQLGLLEEEFGDAWEQAARQENGSEAR
- the hypD gene encoding hydrogenase formation protein HypD, whose protein sequence is MKYIDEFNDPELAGRLLDEIRATVTRPWALMEVCGGQTHSIIRHGIDQLLPEEVELIHGPGCPVCVTPLDVIDKALEIAARPEVIFCSFGDMLRVPGTDRDLFRVKGEGGDVRVVYSPLDALDLARRNPDRQVVFFAIGFETTAPANAMAVHQARRLGIANFSLLVSHVRVPPAIEAIMTAPECRVQGFLAAGHVCSVMGTAEYPELAGRHRVPIVVTGFEPLDILEGIRRAVHQLERGEHRVENAYRRAVREQGNPAALRMLEEVFEVTDRNWRGIGRIPASGWRLSDAYRAFDAEHRFDVTGIRTEEPAVCRAGEVLQGLIKPTECEAFGTACTPRTPLGATMVSNEGACAAYYLYRRMNTPEMNPVG
- the hypE gene encoding hydrogenase expression/formation protein HypE, whose product is MADLITEAAVDPANWTCPAPLRDQPVVVMGHGGGGALSAELIEQVFAPAYGNPTLAALTDSAVLDLGGARLAFSTDSYVVRPLFFPGGSLGDLAVNGTVNDLAMSGARPAYLSTAFVLEEGVALDVVSRVAQAIGTAAEAAGVTVATGDTKVVESGHGDGVYVTTAGVGLVPDGVDIRPQRARPGDAVLVSGPIGLHGVAIMSVREGLEFGVEIASDTAPLADLVAAMLAVTRDIHVLRDPTRGGLGASLNEIARASGTGVRLRERAIPVPDEVVNACGFLGLDPLYVANEGRLVAFVPPDHAEAVLAAMRAHPQGTGAALIGECVTEHPGMVVVATGLGGTRVVDLPLGEQLPRIC
- the hypA gene encoding hydrogenase maturation nickel metallochaperone HypA is translated as MHELSIATAIVEQAGELARADGAHAVSAVTVRVGELAGVVPDALHFAFEVAREGTALAAAELVVEQVTAHAYCAPCAEEFAVGMPPFFWCPRCDRPSRELRSGRELEITQVEAVPAPR